The following coding sequences are from one Neurospora crassa OR74A linkage group I, whole genome shotgun sequence window:
- the pcb-5 gene encoding proteasome component PRE2, with the protein MDALVARYSRPAYQQNELFSEEEQQDLCETQPPLSLKFAMPPVAHPSSWLRAATDDRANPSCPIKIAHGTTTLAFRFQGGIIVATDSRATAGNWIASQTVKKVIEINSDLLGTMAGGAADCQYWLAWLGMQCRLHELRHKRRISVAAASKILANLVYQYKGMGLSMGTMCAGVTKEEGPALYYIDSDGTRLAGNLFCVGSGQTFAYGVLDAEYRYDLTVEEALELGSRSILAATHRDAYSGGFINLYHVKESGWEKHGFNDTNPIFWRTKLEKGEFSNVTSDFNEDDSTRV; encoded by the exons ATGGATGCGCTTGTCGCAAGGTACAGCCGTCCGGCTTACCAGCAGAATGAGCTCTTCTCGGAAGAGGAACAGCAAGATCTTTGCGAAACCCAGCCTCCTCTGTCTCTCAAGTTTGCCATGCCTCCAGTAGCTCAT CCCTCCTCCTGGCTCCGCGCCGCAACCGACGACCGCGCCAACCCTTCGTGCCCCATCAAGATCGCCCACGGCACGACCACACTCGCCTTCCGGTTCCAGGGCGGTATCATTGTGGCGACGGACTCTCGCGCAACCGCCGGCAACTGGATCGCCTCGCAAACAGTCAAGAAGGTGATCGAGATCAACAGCGACTTGTTGGGCACCATGGCGGGCGGCGCCGCCGACTGCCAGTACTGGCTGGCGTGGCTGGGCATGCAGTGCCGACTTCACGAATTGCGGCACAAGCGCCGCATCAGCGTCGCGGCGGCCTCCAAGATCCTGGCCAACCTGGTGTACCAGTACAAGGGCATGGGCCTGTCCATGGGCACCATGTGCGCCGGCGTCACCAAGGAGGAAGGACCTGCGCTTTACTACATCGATTCGGACGGCACCCGGCTGGCGGGTAACCTGTTCTGCGTTGGGTCTGGTCAGACTTTTGCCTATGGCGTCCTGGATGCCGAGTATAGATACGACCtgacggtggaggaggcgctCGAACTGGGCAGCAGGAGCATTTTGGCCGCTACACATCGTGATGCTTACTCTGGTGGCTTCATCAACTTGTACCACGTCAAGGAGTCGGGATGGGAGAAGCACGGCTTCAACGACACAAACCCCATCTTCTGGAGGACCAAGCTGGAGAAGGGCGAGTTTAGCAACGTCACCAGCGACTTCAATGAGGATGATTCGACCCGCGTttaa
- a CDS encoding protein phosphatase type 1 complex subunit Hex2/Reg1, variant, which translates to MAVVITSDDDTFFGSPLRRSQSQPKFNTKRSGFHTSASTSRLSDIYHHSSKAFDHSAPSSAPSSPRGIHLESSELSDSSTPVTNPSLTSDSDDEDVLEAAISRRGFGGRLSRYEEDVGYFNHVEHSGPPPSPRTDQSYTSSPSGNDTSTPTSRPESPELVYDRAEDDIAIKIQPSRHVDYLSHNWREEDIWSSWKHIVARRGDYANSARLENASWRTWMKSKNNLGTVSPETLNWLKDCDVTWLYGPLQTGPSIHSNTSSNDSTRMSKTNSFAKKPILKKRSMSELMLQRSLSASSLVKQAAAAVQAQQKGCLKKTSRRPGLDRANTDFVTFPFSSRGLSNDNSLFATAVSSGLVSPSGERKHIHFNEQVAQCIAVEIKGDDDEDDVEPEINYNSDSDDDAIMMKRTKGKKLRPILKRSKSHSHSGGESRTIAMLPSTTLKYREDTPEPAESAMKHSTGVFRGTVLSPSSSQETLRPAKKSGRFFVDSDDEDDEDDEPTSNWSSAKSTEGSIGGLRRSTSSASLLKEPAGMRRTESGMFMPYEQGEDSNSEGLLGRVIDTKEATANNLNTQRFRLG; encoded by the exons ATGGCCGTCGTCATCACGTCTGACGACGATACATTTTTCGGGTCGCCCTTGCGTCGATCTCAGTCGCAGCCCAAGTTCAACACAAAACGCTCGGGTTTCCATACATCGGCATCAACCTCCAGGCTCAGCGACATCTATCACCACTCGTCAAAGGCCTTCGATCACTCGGCCCCGTCCTCGgcgccttcttcccctcgGGGCATTCACCTTGAGTCGTCCGAGCTGTCGGATTCCTCCACGCCTGTCACGAACCCTTCTCTTACTTCGGacagcgacgacgaagatgttCTAGAAGCCGCGATCTCGAGGCGAGGCTTTGGGGGCCGCCTGTCGCGTTATGAGGAGGATGTGGGTTATTTCAACCATGTGGAGCATTCGGGACCCCCACCCAGTCCGCGAACGGATCAGTCATACACTTCCTCGCCGTCTGGAAATGATACGTCCACTCCCACCTCCCGACCCGAGTCTCCGGAGCTTGTTTACGATAGGGCTGAGGACGATATAGCGATCAAGATACAGCCTTCTAGACATGTGGACTACCTCTCGCACAATTGGCGCGAGGAGGACATCTGGTCATCTTGGAAGCATATTGTTGCTAGAAGGGGAGATTATGCCAACTCGGCTCGGCTAGAGAATGCCTCTTGGAGGACATGGATGAAGTCTAAGAACAACCTCGGCACAGTTTCTCCAGAGACGTTGAACTG GTTGAAAGATTGCGATGTCACATGGCTATACGGACCCTTGCAGACTGGCCCTTCGATACACTCCAACACCTCGAGTAACGACAGCACAAGGATGTCCAAGACCAACTCGTTCGCGAAAAAGCCCATTCTCAAGAAGAGGAGTATGTCGGAGCTCATGCTTCAGAGATCTCTGTCCGCGTCCTCGCTCGTCAAACAGGCGGCGGCAGCTGTACAAGCACAACAGAAAGGATGCCTGAAGAAGACTAGTCGACGACCTGGTCTAGACCGGGCCAACACCGATTTTGTTACCTTCCCATTCTCGTCTCGCGGTCTCAGTAATGACAATAGTTTGTTCGCGACAGCCGTGTCTTCCGGTCTCGTGTCTCCGAGTGGTGAACGGAAGCATATTCACTTCAACGAGCAGGTAGCACAGTGCATTGCTGTGGAAATCAAAGgagacgacgatgaagacgacgTCGAGCCCGAAATCAACTATAACAGCGATTCGGATGACGACGCAATCATGATGAAGCGGACCAAGGGGAAGAAGCTGAgacctatattaaaaaggtcaAAAAGTCACAGCCACAGCGGTGGAGAGAGCAGGACAATTGCCATGCTGCCCTCCACCACGCTCAAGTATCGGGAGGACACCCCTGAACCAGCGGAATCGGCCATGAAGCACAGCACTGGTGTGTTTAGGGGAACAGTATTGTCCCCTTCTTCGTCTCAGGAGACGTTACGTCCGGCCAAGAAGTCCGGCAGATTTTTCGTTGAcagcgatgacgaggacgatgaagacgacgaaCCGACGTCAAATTGGTCCTCTGCGAAATCCACGGAAGGCTCGATTGGCGGGCTCCGTCGTTCAACTTCGTCTGCCAGTCTTTTGAAAGAACCAGCTGGCATGAGGAGAACCGAGTCGGGCATGTTCATGCCATATGAACAAGGCGAAGACTCCAACAGTGAAGGCCTTTTAGGCCGGGTCATTGATACG AAGGAGGCCACGGCGAATAACTTGAACACACAACGATTTCGACTCGGCTGA
- a CDS encoding protein phosphatase type 1 complex subunit Hex2/Reg1 — MAVVITSDDDTFFGSPLRRSQSQPKFNTKRSGFHTSASTSRLSDIYHHSSKAFDHSAPSSAPSSPRGIHLESSELSDSSTPVTNPSLTSDSDDEDVLEAAISRRGFGGRLSRYEEDVGYFNHVEHSGPPPSPRTDQSYTSSPSGNDTSTPTSRPESPELVYDRAEDDIAIKIQPSRHVDYLSHNWREEDIWSSWKHIVARRGDYANSARLENASWRTWMKSKNNLGTVSPETLNWLKDCDVTWLYGPLQTGPSIHSNTSSNDSTRMSKTNSFAKKPILKKRSMSELMLQRSLSASSLVKQAAAAVQAQQKGCLKKTSRRPGLDRANTDFVTFPFSSRGLSNDNSLFATAVSSGLVSPSGERKHIHFNEQVAQCIAVEIKGDDDEDDVEPEINYNSDSDDDAIMMKRTKGKKLRPILKRSKSHSHSGGESRTIAMLPSTTLKYREDTPEPAESAMKHSTGVFRGTVLSPSSSQETLRPAKKSGRFFVDSDDEDDEDDEPTSNWSSAKSTEGSIGGLRRSTSSASLLKEPAGMRRTESGMFMPYEQGEDSNSEGLLGRVIDTVNTARDIVHVIWNVGWKR; from the exons ATGGCCGTCGTCATCACGTCTGACGACGATACATTTTTCGGGTCGCCCTTGCGTCGATCTCAGTCGCAGCCCAAGTTCAACACAAAACGCTCGGGTTTCCATACATCGGCATCAACCTCCAGGCTCAGCGACATCTATCACCACTCGTCAAAGGCCTTCGATCACTCGGCCCCGTCCTCGgcgccttcttcccctcgGGGCATTCACCTTGAGTCGTCCGAGCTGTCGGATTCCTCCACGCCTGTCACGAACCCTTCTCTTACTTCGGacagcgacgacgaagatgttCTAGAAGCCGCGATCTCGAGGCGAGGCTTTGGGGGCCGCCTGTCGCGTTATGAGGAGGATGTGGGTTATTTCAACCATGTGGAGCATTCGGGACCCCCACCCAGTCCGCGAACGGATCAGTCATACACTTCCTCGCCGTCTGGAAATGATACGTCCACTCCCACCTCCCGACCCGAGTCTCCGGAGCTTGTTTACGATAGGGCTGAGGACGATATAGCGATCAAGATACAGCCTTCTAGACATGTGGACTACCTCTCGCACAATTGGCGCGAGGAGGACATCTGGTCATCTTGGAAGCATATTGTTGCTAGAAGGGGAGATTATGCCAACTCGGCTCGGCTAGAGAATGCCTCTTGGAGGACATGGATGAAGTCTAAGAACAACCTCGGCACAGTTTCTCCAGAGACGTTGAACTG GTTGAAAGATTGCGATGTCACATGGCTATACGGACCCTTGCAGACTGGCCCTTCGATACACTCCAACACCTCGAGTAACGACAGCACAAGGATGTCCAAGACCAACTCGTTCGCGAAAAAGCCCATTCTCAAGAAGAGGAGTATGTCGGAGCTCATGCTTCAGAGATCTCTGTCCGCGTCCTCGCTCGTCAAACAGGCGGCGGCAGCTGTACAAGCACAACAGAAAGGATGCCTGAAGAAGACTAGTCGACGACCTGGTCTAGACCGGGCCAACACCGATTTTGTTACCTTCCCATTCTCGTCTCGCGGTCTCAGTAATGACAATAGTTTGTTCGCGACAGCCGTGTCTTCCGGTCTCGTGTCTCCGAGTGGTGAACGGAAGCATATTCACTTCAACGAGCAGGTAGCACAGTGCATTGCTGTGGAAATCAAAGgagacgacgatgaagacgacgTCGAGCCCGAAATCAACTATAACAGCGATTCGGATGACGACGCAATCATGATGAAGCGGACCAAGGGGAAGAAGCTGAgacctatattaaaaaggtcaAAAAGTCACAGCCACAGCGGTGGAGAGAGCAGGACAATTGCCATGCTGCCCTCCACCACGCTCAAGTATCGGGAGGACACCCCTGAACCAGCGGAATCGGCCATGAAGCACAGCACTGGTGTGTTTAGGGGAACAGTATTGTCCCCTTCTTCGTCTCAGGAGACGTTACGTCCGGCCAAGAAGTCCGGCAGATTTTTCGTTGAcagcgatgacgaggacgatgaagacgacgaaCCGACGTCAAATTGGTCCTCTGCGAAATCCACGGAAGGCTCGATTGGCGGGCTCCGTCGTTCAACTTCGTCTGCCAGTCTTTTGAAAGAACCAGCTGGCATGAGGAGAACCGAGTCGGGCATGTTCATGCCATATGAACAAGGCGAAGACTCCAACAGTGAAGGCCTTTTAGGCCGGGTCATTGATACGGTAAATACGGCCCGGGACATAGTCCACGTTATCTGGAACGTTGGGTGGAAGAGATAA
- the met-10 gene encoding Met-10, producing the protein MSQSEKENQGSGEGKTQDMAIFSPPVVRSGAGALNRALFTKTVNLAAAAVNDNRLISKYRKELEHSKELLRQDRLSPIVNHPDKALADQGKKCLLLSPNVKAPEPETWGAALKEGVQKKELSVIPYELQLNYDYWTYHDIITSILPEELHDDIPSGFNTAGHVAHMNLRERYIPYKKVIAEVILDKTTNIRTVINKVDNVGAESEFRTFQYEVLAGPDDMQVQVTENACSFEFDYSKVYWNSKLEAEHRRLINMFEPGEVVCDVMAGIGPFAVPAGKKGVFVWANDMNPESNKYMQVAINRNKVSQYVRPICEDGRTFIHHAADSVLEAHKNGEHVLIAPKPPSRAKKAPKPEPKRVDIPPTISHFVMNLPATAIEFLGCYRGVYAGHEDLFSAESGRKLPLVHVHCFSFKADDETPLNDICERITKYLGFPVKPGNPDVEGEVAVHDVRDVAPAKRMFCASFRIPREVAFAERV; encoded by the exons ATGTCTCAATCAGAAAAGGAAAACCAGGGGAGTGGGGAAGGGAAGACTCAAGATATGGCCATTTTCAGCCCACCCGTAGTTCGTTCAGGCGCTGGCGCCCTCAACCGGGCTCTGTTCACAAAGACTGTCAACctggctgccgccgccgttaaCGATAACCGTCTTATATCCAAGTACAGAAAAGAGCTTGAGCACAGCAAGGAGCTCTTGCGCCAGGACAGACTGTCTCCTATTGTGAACCACCCAGACAAGGCCCTCGCCGACCAGGGAAAGAAATGCCTGCTTCTTAGCCCCAACGTCAAGGCACCAG AACCAGAGACTTGGGGGGCTGCTCTCAAGGAAGGTGTCCAGAAGAAGGAGTTGTCTGTTATTCCTTATGAGCTCCAGCTCAACTATGACTACTGGACATATC ATGATATCATCACCTCTATTCTTCCAGAGGAACTTCACGACGATATCCCCTCTGGCTTCAACACCGCTGGCCATGTCG CCCACATGAACCTACGCGAGCGTTACATCCCCTACAAGAAGGTGATTGCCGAGGTCATCCTGGACAAGACCACCAACATCCGAACCGTCATCAACAAGGTTGACAATGTCGGAGCCGAATCCGAGTTCAGGACCTTCCAGTATGAGGTTTTGGCTGGTCCCGACGACATGCAGGTTCAGGTCACCGAGAACGCCTGCTCTTTCGAGTTTGACTACTCAAAGGTGTACTGGAACAGCAAGCTGGAAGCGGAGCATCGCAGGCTCATCAACATGTTCGAGCCCGGCGAGGTAGTGTGTGATGTCATGGCTGGCATAGGCCCCTTTGCGGTTCCGGCTGGCAAGAAGGGCGTCTTTGTTTGGGCTAACGACATGAATCCCGAGAGCAACAAGTACATGCAGGTGGCCATCAACAGGAACAAG GTCTCGCAATACGTCCGCCCCATCTGCGAAGACGGCCGGACCTTCATCCACCACGCCGCCGACTCAGTCCTCGAAGCCCACAAGAACGGCGAGCACGTCCTCATCGCCCCCAAGCCGCCCTCGCGCGCCAAGAAGGCTCCCAAGCCCGAGCCCAAGCGCGTCGACATCCCGCCCACCATCTCGCACTTCGTCATGAACCTGCCCGCCACCGCCATCGAGTTCCTGGGTTGCTACCGCGGTGTGTACGCCGGCCACGAGGACCTTTTCTCTGCCGAGAGCGGTCGCAAACTGCCCCTCGTGCACGTCCACTGCTTCTCCTTCAAGGCTGATGATGAGACACCCCTCAACGATATTTGTGAGAGGATCACCAAGTATCTGGGCTTCCCTGTCAAACCGGGTAATCCGGATGTCGAGGGCGAGGTGGCGGTTCATGATGTTAGGGATGTGGCGCCGGCTAAGAGAATGTTTTGCGCTAGCTTCAGGATTCCGAGGGAGGTTGCATTTGCGGAGAGAGTTTAA
- a CDS encoding di-trans,poly-cis-decaprenylcistransferase codes for MFKPRDIEAYRRDEKLGHKMLTPEERIRLLKPYLPSPPLHPSEQASKRAMEEQQRLGVRRFLKTHWHLLVFTIIHALFSLYIRIRQAYHQVFNKVSSIYHHHHRAPDLIYNDVKDLRRLPNHLSVILTLDEDARGGTGLAKLIEEASDIAAWCASARIPQLSIYEKTGTLKGYLPRVHRSMTQKLAAYFGPNTPGIGIRAPHCPSMETAPTLAASRSENDGIKHLSVMILSAEDGRDSIVDLTKTLADMSQRGKISTSDITIELVDAELSESVMGEPDLLLLFGPRVELVGYPPWQVRLTEISHVQDNEGVNYQVFYRGLLKYAGAQMRWGR; via the exons ATGTTCAAACCACGGGATATCGAAGCCTACCGGCGCGATGAGAAACTCGGCCACAAAATGCTTACGCCCGAAGAGAGGATAAGGCTGCTCAAG CCCTATCTGCCTTCGCCCCCTTTGCACCCCTCGGAGCAAGCCAGCAAACGAGCAATGGAAGAGCAACAGAGGCTAGGAGTACGGCGCTTTCTGAAGACGCACTGGCACCTGCTGgtctttactattatacatGCTCTGTTCTCGCTCTACATCCGAATCCGCCAAGCATACCACCAAGTCTTCAACAAAGTGTCTTCCAtttatcaccaccaccaccgagcGCCCGATCTGATTTACAACGATGTCAAGGACCTGCGAAGGCTACCAAACCACCTAAGTGTTATCTTGACCTTGGACGAGGACGCTAGAGGCGGTACCGGCCTGGCCAAGCTGATTGAGGAAGCTTCGGACATTGCTGCTTGGTGCGCAAGTGCCCGGATTCCTCAGCTATCCATTTATGAAAAAACCG GAACATTGAAGGGTTATCTTCCTCGCGTTCACAGATCCATGACACAAAAGCTTGCCGCATACTTCGGACCGAACACTCCCGGCATTGGGATCAGAGCGCCTCACTGTCCTTCGATGGAGACGGCCCCAACTCTTGCCGCAAGCCGTAGCGAGAACGATGGCATCAAGCATCTCTCAGTCATGATTCTATCAGCGGAGGACGGCCGCGATTCCATAGTCGATCTCACCAAAACCCTCGCTGATATGTCTCAGCGGGGCAAGATTTCGACTTCGGATATCACAATTGAGCTAGTCGATGCGGAGTTGAGCGAGAGTGTCATGGGCGAACCGGAcctccttcttttgtttGGTCCCCGTGTCGAACTGGTTGGCTATCCTCCATGGCAAGTTCGCTTGACTGAGATCTCTCATGTCCAGGACAATGAGGGGGTCAATTATCAGGTTTTCTATCGGGGACTTTTGAAGTATGCCGGCGCACAAATGCGCTGGGGAAGGTAG